TCGCTCCCGCTAACTACTCACTACGCTCCAAGCAGATCGGTCAGTCGCTCACTCTTTTAAGGTTGCCTGTTTTTGGTCTCGCATTTTTTAGGCTTGCTAAGTAGATCTGCGCTCCGCTCCAGGGCTGTGCTGCTTAGACGAAATTGGGTGTCGCTCCACTGTCGTGAGGAGGAAAAAGATGAAGAGTGAGAAGGAGAGGTAAAGGTCAGGCGCACAACGGGCAGCGTTCGCCGGATAGTCTCGCAATTGGTAGGTCACGTGGGCGGAAGGCTGGCAACCCCCCTCACCCCCACACGGGGGAAATGGTAGTTTAATATGCCTCTCGGCGCAGCTGGCGATTTGTTCCTAGCGCGGTTAGTTTCCTCGCGCAGCTGGTGGTTTGCGTTCCTTTCAGCATCTGTCGTTTCCTCTTCAGGCTTCCGCGCCGCCTTCTGTTTTGTGCCTCTGATTTACATGACTTGTTGTTTCTTTCCACATTCTTATTATGCCTTGTTTTCACGGCAATGTCAAGCATTTATAGGTTATTTTTCTTCATCTTTTGCTTGGTTTTCGCTGTTTTCAAGGTACGCGATCGCTGCTTTTTGCAACCACTCAGATAACTTCAAGCCCGATGCTGCCACAGCGCGATCAATGCGACTTTCTAGCGATCGCGGGGGGCGAAAGCCCATCATTCGTCCTTTGGGTTCTTCACCTGGAGCAACTACAAAGCTAGTCGCATTTTTCTTTTTAGGGTTCGGTTTCCCAGGACTTCCAGTCTTTCCTTTTACTCCTGCCACAGCGTTTAATTAATGTAAAGATTTGTCATTATGCCTTGAAAACTAGGGATAATGCAGTGTTTTCATGGCATAATAATAGTAACAAATAAACCAGCGTGCAGCAGGGCTTGGGCAGCTGAGAGTCTCGGAACCAGTGGGGCAGCGAGACGAAAACAAAAAACCCAGTGTGTTACTGGGCTGCGTTCAATAAAAAAGGTAATTCCATTATGTCAATAATTGCACCATCTGCCGAATCTACTCTCGCTTTAGCTATTGAGGAGTTTACTCGTAAGGCTGAGGCTTTCTTACAAATTCATTATCAATACGGTAGCAGTAAGGAAGATATCGAAATCATTCTTAAAGCTGTTAAGGATTTGAAACTCGACATAGACATTGAGCAACTAGAACAAGAGTTTGAATTGCACTGCGATCGCAAAGATCTAGAGGCTGATTACTACGATTCAGCTTGGTTCTAGAAGCAAACGGGGGCAGTTGCCCCCAGTACAAACTTTGGAGAATGAGATATGAAGCCAGGAATGAAAGTTATTCAAAAACAGCAAGTAGGCAATCGCTGGGTTTGGTTGTGTGAAGAATCGCTGCTAGGGCAAGGATGCCGCGAGTGGGCAACATATGTATCAATGTCACCTGATGAAACTCGCACCGAATACGGGCATTACTTCGTAAACAAAAGCAATGCAGTTCAAGATTATCAGGCACGGTTAAACAGCATCTAAGCCAAGCGTCCTGAGCAAGACGTTAAAAGGCTCGTCAAGTTTTTTCAAATCACTAAAAATACACAGGGTCGTAACAATGCTATTTACAGATTATCCAAATGCGATCGCGCGCATTCAAAGGCAAATCCTCGACACAGACCAGCACCTAATCGGATTGACAGAGGGCGTAAAGATTTTTGAAGCAGAGATTGATAAGGCGATCGCTTTTGATACATCGCTCAAAAACGAAGCTCAGCGAAAAGCGCGGCGAATTGAGTTGCAACAAACCGACGGCAATTCTTACGCTGCATCACGGTTACTAAGAGAAACAAAGGAAAAGCGCGAAATACTAGCAATTGAGCTTGAATTGCTACGAAATCAATTTGCAATTCTTAAGTTAGAAAAGCGCGAGGCGATCGCTCGTTTAGAGGTTGAACTAGCTTAAACAGTTTTACTTCTGTGCCACTGCTTTTAACCGAGTTAGTGGCAACAACAACATTATGATTGAAATCTCCTTAGAACTTGCATCACAACACTTTTCTAAATATGCGATCGCTGAGTTGCTTCATTACTTGAATAGGTCAAAGTGGGAGCAGAAATACAACAAGCATCAATTAAAAGTTGAGCTTTGGGCTGTTGGCATTTGGGTAAGAGAGGCAGGAATTATTAGCTATCAAGATTTAGCCTGTTTCATTCGCGAAACAACCTTACTTAAGGCGTCAGGGTTACGAGTAGAAAAGCGATTGCCCAACTTATTTTTAGTACAAGGAGTGCAGAAATCAAAGTATGCAGTGGTGCGACAAAACAACCATTTTCGCTGTGAATGTATGCTCTATCAATGCCGAGATAATCGTTTGAGAACCGAGCTACCTCAACTATTCGAGGCATTGAATCGAAAGATATTTTGTCATCACACAGTAGCAGCATACTTATCGTCAAAAAATCAATAACTTTCGTCCCTGTAGGTAGGCGGTTAGACCTTCACTTTAGCTGCTCATCCCCGCCAAGAGACGGCAGCAACTTCCATACATCAAGAGGTAAAAATCAATGTGTGAAGATAAAACACCGCGTATCTATATAGCTTGCCTGGAAGCATACAGCAAGGGTGTACTACACGGAGCGTGGCTCGACTGCAATCAAGGTATAGAAAATATTTGGAAAGGAATTGATGAGGTTTTAAGAACATCGCCAGTCCTAGGCGCAGAGGATTGGGCAATTCACAGTTATGAAAACTGGCAAGGTATTTCGATTGGGGAATACGAATCGATTGAGCGCGTTGCAGAGTTAGCTGAATTATTACAGGTACATGGTAGAGCATTTGCAGCTTACTACAACTATTACGGTAGCGACGCCAGTTTAGCGGGCTTTCAAGAATGCTACGAAGGAAAGTACGAAAGTGAGGAAGACTTTGCTTACAGCATTTGGTACGAGTTGGGCAAGTTAAAGCTGTTAGAAACTTGGGGCATTCTTGATATTTACATTGACTGGGAAGCTGTAGCCCGTGACTTATTCATCGATTCTTACTTTTCGGTTGAAACTGGTTACAAAGAGGTGTACGTGTTCAATCGCTATTAATAATTGAAACTCCGACCTGAGTATGTTGTTAAACTGCTCAAATCCAAGGTTGCCGCCCATCCCCGCCAAGAGACAGCGGCAGCCTCCCCTTACATCAAGAGGTAACTTTAATGTACAACATTGCTCAAGAAATCGAACGCGAGATTGCCGAGTTAGAACAGGAACGAGAACGGCTGATTCGTTATTGGTTTGAAATGGGCGAACTCGATTGCTTGCACACTTTACCACCACTTCACCCAGATAACTATTGGTATATGAGCGGGTACTGGGATATGGAGTATCAGCTAGAAATTGGCTTGAAGCCAGAGCCTATGAGTTTTGAACACTTCTAGAACTAACAATGGGGAAGTATAAAACTGCTTCCCCAACTACAACCAATTCTGCATTAGGAATACGTCAATGTTTAAACGCGCAACCAAATCACAAATCAAACTTCGCTTAGCCCTCGTTGGGATTAGTGGTGGTGGAAAAACTTACTCTGCTTTATCAATTGCTTCCCATTTAGGTAAGAGTATTGCAGTAATTGATACCGAACACGGCAGCGCTAGTAAGTATGCAGACTTATTTCAATTCGATACTTGCGAACTATCTAGCTTTCATCCTCAAAACTATATCGATGCAATCAACGCGGCGAGTGGTAACTATGACGTGCTGATCGTTGATAGCCTCAGTCATGCATGGATTGGTAAAGATGGTGCATTAGAACAAGTAGACCGCATTGCTAAGCGATCGCCCTCTAGTAACACTTTTGCAGCATGGCGCGATGTTACTCCACTACACAATCAATTAGTAGAAGCAATGCTACTGTGCCAGAGTCATTTGATTGTCACGATGCGGAGTAAGACTGAGTATGTTATGGAGGAGTACGAAGATAAAGGTAGGAAGAAGACTAGACCTGCTAAAGTTGGACTCGCACCAATTCAACGCGACGGGCTTGAATACGAATTTGATGTCGTGGGCGATATGGACAAAGATAATAACTTAATTGTTACTAAGTCTCGATGTCCTGATTTAGTTGGTAGAGTCATTAACAAGCCAGGTAAAGATCTGGCATACTGCCTACGTGCTTGGATGGGCGAACCGTGGTTGGTGTGGAAATCTGAAGCAGATGCGATCGCCTGGGCAGCTGCTCAATTACCAGAAATGCCGATTGAAGAACTACGACAAGAATTTGATAATTTACCTGCTAGCAACGGTAAGAAAGCGCCTGTGTGGGTAGAGCGCGTAGCAGTGCTTAAAGAACCTTTTTAGGTTTTGTTGATGCAAGTGGTAGTTTCTAGAAGCTACCACTTATCATCAGATACCAATTCACTAAAGGTTAGCTTGCAAGTCCCTATCCTGCAACGATTGCCCTTTAGTAGAAAGTCGGTACGAAACAGCATTTAATATTTCGCTTAGTTCGTCACGATTCATCCAGTCAATTTGTTTAACCATCCATTGTAAAAAGTTGTTTTCAACTACGACGCTTAACCCTGATTGACTGCCAAGTAACCGTTGAGCTAATTCAACCTTCTCTTCAGAGGACAAGCTTTCGACTACAGGCAGTACTTTTTCTAAAGTATGTCTCGCATTCATTTTTATATTGAAGCTACGATTTACTTTACTGAGAGAATGAATTCGATAATCATAATACTCTCTTAAACATCTATTAACCGTATATTTACGAGTTTGCC
This genomic interval from Chroococcidiopsis sp. TS-821 contains the following:
- a CDS encoding Pb-reticulocyte-binding protein, with amino-acid sequence MSIIAPSAESTLALAIEEFTRKAEAFLQIHYQYGSSKEDIEIILKAVKDLKLDIDIEQLEQEFELHCDRKDLEADYYDSAWF
- a CDS encoding antirestriction protein ArdA produces the protein MCEDKTPRIYIACLEAYSKGVLHGAWLDCNQGIENIWKGIDEVLRTSPVLGAEDWAIHSYENWQGISIGEYESIERVAELAELLQVHGRAFAAYYNYYGSDASLAGFQECYEGKYESEEDFAYSIWYELGKLKLLETWGILDIYIDWEAVARDLFIDSYFSVETGYKEVYVFNRY
- a CDS encoding ATP-binding protein, giving the protein MFKRATKSQIKLRLALVGISGGGKTYSALSIASHLGKSIAVIDTEHGSASKYADLFQFDTCELSSFHPQNYIDAINAASGNYDVLIVDSLSHAWIGKDGALEQVDRIAKRSPSSNTFAAWRDVTPLHNQLVEAMLLCQSHLIVTMRSKTEYVMEEYEDKGRKKTRPAKVGLAPIQRDGLEYEFDVVGDMDKDNNLIVTKSRCPDLVGRVINKPGKDLAYCLRAWMGEPWLVWKSEADAIAWAAAQLPEMPIEELRQEFDNLPASNGKKAPVWVERVAVLKEPF